The following DNA comes from Quercus robur chromosome 1, dhQueRobu3.1, whole genome shotgun sequence.
aatttatatatacataagcCATATTGAGGGTATTTGCtttgaaaattaattcaaaGTGAAGATGGTACTGGTAGAACcaaaaagcaattaatttctttttatagaaGTTGCATGGTATGTCTTGTGATGTGGAAATTTGCCTTTGATCCAAAGTTTATGAAAATATAGATGCAGGTGTATGAAACTGAAAGTCTAAAACTTCTTTTTTAGAGGCAAACTTTACTGGATAGTTGACTTAAAGCATTTGCAACAGTAGTGCTATATAGgtataatggtatttttttagttttttatcaCAAAAAACACCATGCAGCAGAGGAACTAAATCTAAAAGATTTAGCTCCTCAACTACAGTGCACATTTATACACCATGTAGCAGAGGAACTAAATCTAAAAGATTTAGCTCCTCaactacagtgcacatctaaatatagatgtgcactgtagttcacaggtaaaaaaaaaaaaacttttttttattacaattctctctcctctctcattaaaTATACATttcctactctctctctctctctctctctctctccggcttctcttctttcttcctcattttttttttctctctagctcgCCGGCCAACTCCCTCATCCCTCAGCTCGCCGGCCAACTCCCTCATTGTCGATCTGTTCCGCCGACCCAGATCGCCAACCCACCCCAAGCCCCATCGCCCACATTGATTCTGACGACGATTCCAACGAGGAAGCCCCCGAAGCTGCAAACACTGAAACTCCGATGAAGACGACTCCTCCATTCGCACCTTCACCACAGCTCGCCTTGACGCTGCCAACGCAGGTGGAGgctccacataaattttgttgctATCACATTATATGAAATGGACACGTGCTGATTGGCACGTTGCAACATGAACACGCCATATTTCATCatctttcttttcaacttttttttgtgtgttttgatcAGTGTCTTATTttcgtcttctttttttttttttttttggattactATAGCCGTTGGGCTGTAATCTTCAGTCATTCTGATTTTCTTGTAAATCTTCAAGTTGATGAAATGAGAACTTTAAATGTTAAATCTTTAGCTAGAATGGATGTTTCACTTCTCTCTAACCTTCACCACCTTTTTGTTACCAAGGAGATGGCTTCACATTATTCTGGTGTATTACCTGATAGTACTGTTTTTTAAGCTTCTTGGCTGTAAGCAGTGCCAAATTGGCTGAAAATCTATTAAAGGTACAATTTGCATTTTTATCTCATCAAATATCTAACTTGATAACTTAGAGGTTTTTAAGGCTGATGATGTTTTCGCCAAATTTCCTAAGCCAAGAAAGTTGTTCATGATGCAGTGCTTCTGATGGATTGTCAGCAATCTCTGTATCTTAATGGGGTTCTTCTCAAGTGAGTTCTTTGTATTAATTCATGAAAGCAGTCTGCCCATTAGAAGCTCTGTTCTGCATTTTCAATACTCATGAAAATGAAGGACCAAAAAGAGCAGGCACACAGTGCAGAAAACCAGAAAAATCttgtaaaatcaaaacaaaactctaCCCACGAAGTATAAGCACGACTAAACTCCCCATTATCTTTCAATAATCAGTGAGTTCAACCAAAACGATAAAAGAGGAATACAGTCTTTTCTCTCACAAAACTCTAGACTATAATCTCAAAACATAGTTCCTCACTTAAATTGGGTGAAGATCACATTAATTTACATCAggtgtctttttcttttttcttttttgacaccGAATTAACATCAGGTGTCTACTTCTAGACTTCTAGTAGTCACCTGTTCCTGCTCTACAATGATTTTCAATTCATATTCAAAGAGCCAGCCGCACAACTACTTGGACACATATTTCACTTCCCAGTGCCCACAACTACCCCCAAAATCATGACCtatcaataatttcaaaaatatctaTAGTAAATATTGCATCATTTCAAGAACCAAAAATGTTCTGGCCacgtaaaataaaaacagatcaTGACAggttagaatactaagtatatGACAAGCATATTTGGACATTTTATATTTCCATATAAGTTCTCATTACCATCAAGagcaaggaaaacaaaaggcGATCAGTTTTCTAATTCCATTACTGGTATTATTAGAAAAGCATATTGATCAGAGAAAAGACTACAATATGATGTGCTTTTATCCCAACAACAAGAACTAAACACATTTTTATATATGTCTTTACAACAAGATATGTCTTAGAAGAACAGTTGATGCACCTTCACAAGACAGTCCTGGCTATAGAACTCGAGCTCCTTAGCTTACTCTTTCCCGATTTACTTCTGCGGTAGCTTCTTAACGGTGTCAAATAGAACCTCAACAGGCCATTATGATCAAGGTTGTTTGGCGAATATCTCGCGCTCCGGCTGTGTTGCAGTATGacctcttctcttctcttgacACCATTGGCTTTGGTCTCAGCATGATTGAACAATCCAGCCACCTTGCACGGGTTTCTACAGCTAACACTATAGCTCCGGATAAGCTTTTGGCTCACAGACCCATTTCCATTTGCTTCTCCATTGGCTACCCTCCTAAGTTTCTGCCAAGACTCACCAAAGGAGGAACGATCAACCACATTTCCTCCAACACACTTTTCTTCATTCCCATTCTCACAATTCCTATCATTTCGCCGCCTATGCGgcttgaaattgaaaatattccGCACCTTATTCCACTTGCCCAACTTGTTGAAACCGCTCTGACTAACAACAGAGTCCTTGGAACCCGAATGGACACTCTCAGAACCATTGGTGTCCCTTAAATTCTGGTCTGCAATCAGCAACTTAGCCCCATAGAATAACTCTGTGGTGGCAGGCGAAACCTTAGCGTTGGATATCAATTTCAAGTCATCTACTTCTTTATTACAAAGCGAATTGGAGCGATCAAAGCTCCTCCTCCTCGTAGTCCTAGACATTTCCGAATAGTAATCTTTTGTCTGAGCTGAACCTCCAGGAGGAGGAGGACTCGTTAAATCCAACGATAATCGACTCTGATTAACATCCTCGACAACCGAAACCAGAGGCGAAAGCTGCCTCGGATTTGGATTCGGAAATGCCTTTGCTCCGATCACATAGCCATCCCAGGAAGCTCTAGGCTCGTCGAACGAGTACCGTGCCGCCGCGGCATCGACGGAAAACCTTGGGTCCATGTCACAAGATCTCCTCCCAAAACCATAGTCCCCTATCTCCGATTGCGTCTCCCTCCACGGCCGCGCGCGGCGGTTGATATCGGCATCGACGGTGTCGCAGTCGTTCTTAGTGTTCTTCTTGCTCTGCTTTCGGCGCCATTTGCTCAATTTCTTGGTGAATACTGAAGCTGCTTCCCAGACAATGTGCCTGAAGTCCATTCCTCCATTGCGCTTCTTGGTCTGCCATTCGAGATCTATGAACTCTTTCATCGTCTTCAACTCCACATTCTCGTCTTCTTGAACATTCGGAGCTTcagaaaccctaatttcttcttcttcttcttcttcttcttcttcatcttcatcttcttcttgcTGTTCTTCATTTTCGTCCTCTTCCCTCAGCTGAAACCCTAATTCCTCGACCTCAAAGCCTCCCGGAACCGCGTCGTGGTCGTGGTCGTGGTCGTGGATACTGAAGAGGTCGGAGAGAGTGTTGCGAGACCTGACGTCGCAGGATTTACGGCGGGGAGGGTCGGAGACGGCGGCGGAGGAGGAGGCGGAGTAAGATTTGGTGCGGCGGAGGGcggcggaggaggaggaggcGGTTGGGATGGGGATCTCGTGGCGAGTGGCGGAGTCGATGGAAGCGAGGCGCTCGCGGAGGCACGAGGCACAGAAGCCGGTGATGGGTTTGGAGGGGTGGCGGTGACACCTGGAAACGCGGATACATCGAGGTTGGGAATGGGAATGGGATGTCATCACTGCACGAAAGGAGTGGTGGCAAATCGGTGCATGTTGACTCTATCACACTATATTATATGTATAGTCTATATAGACTAGTAGCTGGCTTGGCTGGTTGTGTGTGAATGGAGGAGAGTGTGAGTGATGTAACTGGTAAAAGCACAGAGTGGGACAGTAGGAGTTGGAGTGACAAATGAAATGCAAGGGGAAGCTcggaaaggaaaaggaaaggaaacccTCCATCATAATCATAAACaccctctcttttctttctttatttctttttctttttctctttttttttttttttatgtaatatattttcagataatttttttataaataatttcaacttatgatatTCCCTCAGCTCCGAataataattctttattattatatcaaaatactgatttttttttcttagatattttcctATAATTTGATGGTTGGTTGGAGAGGGAAATTTAAACATAGGTATCTACTtttgaaatatcaaaatgtgttaATTAGATAAGTTACcagatttttttactttttttaataaaatatattagttaGTACTATTTTGCATAGTTATCAAAACTGTATTAGAGGTTGACCTAGTTGAAAGATTGATTAACTAGTTCAACTTGTTGTTCATTGGTTGAAccataagtttattaattaaataaataatatatattttataattataaaaagcggctaaaataaaataaaaatactccatttaggtaaattaataaattataacaaaaaaaaatactccatttaactttttattgacAAATTTTGACTCTTCTATAGTttagaaattctttttttatatgtaaagttcATCACTTTATCATTAATAGGTCTCTTCTATAGTTTTATTactatctctctatctctttccaTCTCATCactatctctctatctcttcaaTCCCAACTCTCATCTAATAGTCTTTATCACTTCTATGTCTTTATCAATTTATCTTTTCAATCTTCAATAGTTCAATAATTCAGTTCATATTTCAAAGTTAAGTGACTTCAGTTTAGTCTTCTTTCACAGTTTtatatggtattttttttcttttatccgCAGGTCAAGAAGATTAACAAGTGTTCAATTTACACGATTTGAGATTAGATCATTACACATCTAGTATTTTACaccaaattattttgaataatGCTTTGATTCATAGGTTTAACGGTTTAACCAATTGTTCAATATGGATTTAATAACACTGCTATTTTGTATCTAATTCAAAAATGTAagtattatttttcatttttgcttcTATGCTTCAAAGTTTACATCCAATCAAGAAAACAATGATGAATCAAGAGATGCTTAAGCAACTTTAGAGATcataatgaaattaaatgagtaaattataaaggaatagaatgaaatgtatttaggTAATGaatggaaaggaaaagaaaagaaattaatgaaattaagtaatctggtttggatattttaaaataaaaaaaaataaaaagaaattgaatataAGTAATCTTGTTTAGGAATAACATagaaagaaattaatgaaaTCTTTTAATTAAGGAAAAGGTAATGGATGCCCTAAGGcgttaattttgaaattatttttagaaactttttataaggaaagaaaaaagtaagtGCTTTTTTTAcgactttttatatttcccatgaaaggaatattaaaatttttctaaaatggttcatTAACAAATGCCTTAAAAATACCCATTAATTGGACTCTTCACTTTTATAATTATACcacaattttaaaacaaaagggCTTAATGTTTGTGGgatattttgagagttttagtgaaaatttcattaaacctaATTTTATTCCCTTtaattcctcccaattttgggaTAATGAAAAATTGAGATTTTGAGGAAAAATGGAAGAATGAGTGTTTCCTCTCACTTAAACTTTCAAATATGGGAATAATTTTTCTATTCCCTCTATCAAAATTCTGAAATAAAGGGCTTAATGTTTGTGGaatattttgggagttttagtgaaaattttattataccTAATTTCACTAACTTTGTAGCTTAATTAATACTAATTTGTGTTTCTAACAAAAGATTTAAGCTTCAAAACCTCCTCCCCTaaattattaggaaaaagatTAGGActtatcaattaattaattatgaataGCTGAAAAGTAATAGCACATACCTAAATGTTGGGATtaagatttagtttttttttttttttttttttttccttttcttataAGTATGATTAAAACTTAGTACCACCGTACACTCTCGATGTCATGGTTattccataagtataagtgtttgtgggatgTGGGGGGTAAGAGTTGGGGTTTACGTCTCCAAGAGGAagttttatacatatatacactaaaattatattagagtaaaatttctatcttgtataaaaataaaaaataaaaaataaaaacttcgttttttttttttttagaaacaaacacacacatatacaaaagagagggaaaactgttttaacacaaaaacacatcaCAACTCTACTAAAAAATCATAGTAACTTTTAAGGAAGAGTGAGACaaattatactacacacaacactcTCTTAAGTAATGTGGGACTCTcttagttgttgttgttattaagTAATTGTAGTAATATAAttgaactgttttttttttttttttttttttttgggagatggTTGTTAATGAATAGTTAAGGACAATAATTTACTCTtctaaaagaaaaggacaagaaCTTGCATTCCAACAGACTACTTAAGTAAACAGTTTGAGAATCATGACTAATGAGTACGGGCTGTcccataaaacaaaaagaatcatAGTTGGAGTGAGGattttttcataaaagaagCGCAGACAGCTTGCTTTCATCCTTCGCCTcacctttttaattttctaaggaTCAAAGGAAGAAAGCTAATGATATGGCTTGGAGTAGAAGTAGATTTAAAAGAGAACAATATTCAGATGAGAATAATTgcgaattttcttttttagtttctaGTACTTTCCTCTGtccaaataaaagaataaaatgacaaaattctTGTTTAAATAAGTTATGAATAGTTTTACCAATCGCTATGTagcaaattgaaaaaattgatcTCCAAACCAGCTTTCTTTAGAAAAGGGAATCTAAACCAATAGCCGACAGCTCAAAAAGCgtagtgaaaaatattatatttataatatttttacaataaattttaagtgatatattgttattagttgttattatttggataaaaaaaaagtaatcttggtggtaaattcaaatttgaaccaataacgactaaccacttatgatttgttgtgaaaatattataaaaatattatatacataacACTTTTTTGTATAACATTGtcttaatttgtttatttgtgaaATACTGACAAATCATCTAGAATATATTGCATTCAACGACAAAGTATTGCACGATTGAATGTAATTAGATAACATTATCGTCTCCTTGAATTTAGTTAAGGAATCTAAAAgttacaactaaaaaaaaaagctcaaaaccACACCAGAAACACAACTTGCTTCTTGGGGTTTGCACATATTTTAAGTCAACTCCACACGGGACACCATAATTGGCATGGGAATCCACACTTTTGTGTTCTTCCTGAGCAATTGCCACTAAAATAAAGACCAAATTCCGGAAAGAAGAGCCGTATATTCTATAATTATTACATCAAGGGTAAGTTAATAAATGCTTTTAGAacacatattaattatttatttttaaaaatattttacgaaaaatttaaaaagttgtaaaaaaagtggtattattttttattttttcataaaatttttctaaaataatttattaatgtatACTTTAGagccccctcaaaaaaaaaaaaatgtatacttTAGAGTACACATTAATAAAACTCTTAcatcaattaaaacaaatatacatctTCGTTCTTGAAGTAAGTGACTACTTCAGCTTTTGCCGCATTTCTCTCGAAATTCACTTTTTACAAAGCTTATCCTAAATGTAAGAGCAATGCTacttacacaaaaaatttataatattttgctCAATAATTaagtggaaaatattttatgagtttttaCATACTCactaataatatttcttttttttatttattattagtaatTTACCACATCAGTCCGACATAAAGTTTTTTGTGTCTATGGATATTTTTGCCTttgtctcttttcttttttttgtttcttttttttttttttgaggaaaaatacCGAGCAATGTTATTAAGGAACTGGAAAATCAGAAACTACAAATTTAGAAATGTTTGGGGGATACATGAAACTACAAATTTTGTCTTTGTCAGTTGGATACATGAAATTAGgagaatttttttcccctttttgatGTGGGACTAGGAGATTAACCACAATGTTgatacaaaattgaaaattttagtttatttacatttttaaaagtttatatttttaagaaacaaatatattgttgcccaatttctttgttttaaacccgataaactaattaaaataaactcCTCAACACTCATCTTCAAGATCCAAAGAGCTCCTAAATTTGGGTTTCTGCTTTAGCAATTCAGTCTAAACAATCAATTAATGAAACCACGCATTTTGAAGGTTTGGGTGGGTAGATCTCAAATATGAACCATAACAAGAATTCTAGGTAAGCGAGGTAGTCAAATGTCCTGAAGTTCACCAATCGAAGAGCTATGAGAGAATATAACAACATACTAACAAAGCCAATGACCAACCAATAGGATAGGGTTGGTCAAAGGCACTTGAAATTCAAgctagaaaggaaaaaatatagaGTATCAAGGAATGCATACCTTCCCCTTTGACTTGAAGAGAATATTTATAGGGTTTTGATGGCGAGGTTGGTCTAAATTTTCTCCTTAGCTGATCCTAGCATTTGGCTCCAAAAGCATCAACCACGTGCAATATATCAATAGGAAGTAAAAGTATTGATATGAAAGTTATCACCATATTGAAATCAAAACGCCaacaaatatttttgttaaatgcaTCCATCGTATGCAACGCATGAgttattttcctaattttagTAATAGGTTTACTCATAATATAAGCTTAGCTTGAGTAACCTAAAGTTAGATTTAGTTCAACTAATGTATAATAGAAGACTCATTGGATAAAGTAATATAAAAACGACAAAATGAATTAGATAGAGACTATATCAAgacattattaatttattttctaaagatGGGGTTTTTGCATCATACGAGATAGCGCATAAAGAGTATTACAATTGGCAACCAATTCAGGCAATCACTTATATAATTCAAGTTGGTATGAGTGAATGTAATATAAAATGTAACAATTTCAAATGCATTATGAGAGATTTTATTAATTCATTTTCTAAATAGGGTTTATGCATCATACGTGTCAGTGCATAAAAAGCATTGCAACTGGCAACTAATTTAGGCAATCACTCATATAATTCAAGTTGGTGCAAGTGAATGTAATATAAAATGTGACAATTTCAATTGTATTATGagaagttttattaatttattttctaaatggGGTTTATGCATCATACGCATCAGCACATAAAAAACATTGCAACTGATAATTAATTTGGACAATCACTCATATAATTTAAGTGTGTACATGCGAATGGaatataaaatgtgaaaatttcaaaatgtattATGAGAGGTTCTTTCTTTATAGTTTAGGTGGTTTGTATTATGAAAATCTCATATTTTCATCACTTTTCataaaattacattattaaagtGCTACACTACAATAGGCTTAGGTAAGCCGCTTTAAGCTTTCAAAATTCTAGTggtttttttgtaatttgagaagtttgccacacGGCGTGAACTAGAAGCTTTATGCATGCCAAATGATGAACAATTGTGCACACTTGTGCAGGTACCACAGTGTGACAAGAAAAGATACCAATAAATGCTTTTATGTCAAGGCCATGTTGGCGAAGTGGAACCTTTTAAATCAATTAGATGGTCAAATTGTGAGATTGGGTCCGATCAATGTTTCTTGGTGTTTAGGTGTCTTATATGCGGACTTTATGATCTAATGGTAATATTGGAAATCCAATTGGCGTACTTGAGGGATATGGTGAGTGGTTAATTCTTGAAGAACATGATTAAGATCAAATAGTTAGATCTTAGAAATGATGCGGTTCAAATCTTAGGCGGGATTGGTTAAACTTTGGTCAAACTTCTAAGTATGTGACATGTAATGATCACACGCCAATTACAAATCGAGAACACATCCATCCATTTGGAATATCATGAGAGAAATGTAGAGTGTGGTGAAATGTGGGATCAATCAGACCGTTAAATTGTGAGAATGAGATCGATAAATATTACACACAGTCTTTATGTTCATGTCTACATATCAAAGATTTGATAggtaatactaaaaaaaaatggtgaaataTGGGAATATGTGAAATTTGGACTCAATCAAATGGTCGAATTGCGCTCGGGGGGTTTTCCATGGGCTCGATAGCTCGAGCCCAGGGAGTGGGTTTGGGGTGGAGTTAGGTATTAggatttctaatatatatattgtggggctagagaatttgtgatcccggcccactttacattagggcccaaggcccgcgccgaggacatgcaacgaaagtccaaatggcctaaaGATGTAGCGGAGGAtgatcctgtcctcggcatcccaaaacaTAGAAGGAAAGAACGGCACACCATCAAAGAAAGCCCCCAgagcgctcccagaagaaagggCGAGTAGAGTGTAGGAGCGGTTCAAGAAAAagctgtcacctccgcattgaatgcgccaacaaacgtcctggccgcattaatggggaaaggacccctgaatAGTGTGGCGACAAAGAACAAGGTAAAGGCtgtcattactgcaattaagtgctctgcgcctgacagaaccatgctcttcagcttttacaaccacccccaaccactttgggtatgagCTGAtaagacaagtatcagtcctataaagctgaacctacacgtggacattCGAGGGAGGggaaaagctagtataaaaggaggaggaagtATTCTAGAAGGGGGGGAGCATGATGTATCGTCTCTAGGACCATTGAAACCTAGCgtaaaaggaataataagaacGTTAAGCTCCTCAGACGAGGTCCAAGGACCGGAGCCAcccaggccgtgccgaggagaaagtcttcttggatacgctcagttcacctctgtgcgatcatcatgaacaccatgactaacgacTATCCgttcaccaaggcctagccttttagcccactctctacaaatttattgtttgggcattTAACATTCGAACCCAATACGAATTTGGGATCATTataaattgagtccttacaatggCTATTTGTGGGgctagagaatttgtgatctcggcccactttacattagggcccaaggcccgcgccgagaaaagatgttgccgaggacatgcaacgaaagtctaaatggcctagagatgtagccgaggacgatcctgtcctTAGCATCCCAAAACTTAGAAGGAAAGAAcggcacgccatcaaaggcagcccccaGAGCACTCCTAGAAGAAAAGGTGAGTACAGTGTAGGAGCGGTTCAAGGAAaaactgtcacctccgcattgaatgcgccaacaaacgtcctggctgcattaatggggaaaggacccctgaacagtgtggcgacAAAGAACAAGAtaaaggctgccattactgcaattaagtactctgcgcctgacagagccatgctcttcagtttttacaaccacccccaaccactttgggtatgggctgataagacaagtatcagccctataaaactgaacctacacgtggacgttcaAGGGAGGggaaaagctagtataaaaggatgAGGAAGTATTCCAAAAGGGGGGGAGCATGATGTATCGTCTCTAGGACCATTGAAACCTAGCgtaaaaggaataataagaacGTTAAGCTCCTCGAACGAGGTCCAAGGACCGGAGCCACCtaggccgtgccgaggagaaagtcttcttggataCGCTCAGTTCACCTCTATGCgatcatcatgaacaccatgactaacgacTATCCGTtcactaaggcctagccttttagcctaccctctacaaatttattgtttgggcctttaacgttcgaactcAATAcgaatttgggatcgttacaaattgagtccttacaattggcgcagtctgtggggaggcttgtgcgttggcgcAGGCGGCAGTTAGTCATGGTAGGATCAAGCCCCTGTTAACAAGGGTCCCtcgaaagaaataattttggcaGTGGTGCAAGCTATGCGAAAGCCTCTGCATCATTTCCAGCAACACGTGGTTGTTACCCTAACTCAACTCCCACTCAAGGCTACACTTCGAAGTGCCAATGGCacgggcagttctaggggcttctaacATCAAGTCTATGCCCCACACCTTTGTCAAGGGGCTAATCCTCGCGGGTCCAGTAGCCCAATTCACCGAATTcatataagtgttggacagaatcaaggtcttgcatggtcctcggactcaaacctatggggaaaccagctacttcaagaaaatataagtgctagacaaaaccaaggtcttgcatggtcctcagactcaaacctgtAGGGAAACTAGTcattagaaaatataagtgttagacagaatcaaggtcttgcatggtcctcggac
Coding sequences within:
- the LOC126727895 gene encoding protein OCTOPUS; amino-acid sequence: MTSHSHSQPRCIRVSRCHRHPSKPITGFCASCLRERLASIDSATRHEIPIPTASSSSAALRRTKSYSASSSAAVSDPPRRKSCDVRSRNTLSDLFSIHDHDHDHDAVPGGFEVEELGFQLREEDENEEQQEEDEDEEEEEEEEEEIRVSEAPNVQEDENVELKTMKEFIDLEWQTKKRNGGMDFRHIVWEAASVFTKKLSKWRRKQSKKNTKNDCDTVDADINRRARPWRETQSEIGDYGFGRRSCDMDPRFSVDAAAARYSFDEPRASWDGYVIGAKAFPNPNPRQLSPLVSVVEDVNQSRLSLDLTSPPPPGGSAQTKDYYSEMSRTTRRRSFDRSNSLCNKEVDDLKLISNAKVSPATTELFYGAKLLIADQNLRDTNGSESVHSGSKDSVVSQSGFNKLGKWNKVRNIFNFKPHRRRNDRNCENGNEEKCVGGNVVDRSSFGESWQKLRRVANGEANGNGSVSQKLIRSYSVSCRNPCKVAGLFNHAETKANGVKRREEVILQHSRSARYSPNNLDHNGLLRFYLTPLRSYRRSKSGKSKLRSSSSIARTVL